In Oceaniferula marina, one DNA window encodes the following:
- a CDS encoding DUF7677 family protein: MKLPHSVSGAIRTFSYFLSSGTHSMLEGVDYLDIYGSEPSAIEQVYAIFANVLEYDHEGNITNLKHAEKRATDSLRAYCDPNFVVSPPYEEWETELY, from the coding sequence ATGAAACTACCTCATAGCGTTAGTGGTGCGATTAGAACATTCTCGTATTTTCTTTCCAGTGGAACACACTCGATGCTGGAAGGAGTGGATTATCTTGACATCTACGGTTCTGAGCCTAGTGCTATTGAGCAGGTTTACGCCATCTTTGCGAATGTCTTGGAATACGACCATGAGGGTAATATTACGAATTTAAAGCATGCAGAAAAGCGTGCTACGGATTCTCTCCGTGCTTATTGTGACCCTAATTTTGTAGTGAGTCCTCCCTATGAAGAATGGGAGACTGAACTTTACTAG
- a CDS encoding DUF3634 family protein — MAIETLNFVTSGTSLPVCFTLAKKMKLFSRLLSNRAISISGGRAEVVKGKIDGRLVRDMTSLCAEIGLQRCELWIDGEGRVSFSREVPSQHHQKFRNVLSIYK, encoded by the coding sequence ATGGCGATTGAAACTTTAAACTTTGTCACATCTGGTACATCGCTGCCGGTGTGCTTTACGTTAGCCAAAAAAATGAAACTATTTTCACGTCTTCTCAGTAATCGGGCGATCAGCATCTCTGGTGGAAGAGCTGAAGTTGTTAAAGGTAAAATTGATGGTAGGTTGGTTCGTGATATGACGTCACTTTGCGCTGAAATCGGGTTGCAGAGATGTGAGTTGTGGATTGATGGGGAAGGGCGGGTGAGTTTTTCTAGAGAGGTTCCATCGCAGCATCATCAGAAGTTCAGGAATGTTCTATCGATCTACAAATAA